One segment of Fibrobacter sp. UWB10 DNA contains the following:
- a CDS encoding bifunctional phosphopantothenoylcysteine decarboxylase/phosphopantothenate synthase: MNLAGKKILLGVSGGIAVYKSCELLRLLQKKGAEVRVCMTDAATEFVAPLTFASLSKCPVYLKNGAVEARPFQHIDFPRWADLYLVVPATANVIGKFACGIADDPVSLCFMSCTCPRVIAPAMNVAMYNSSAVKRNLEILRGFEDTTVLESPAGELACGEIGQGRLMEPAEIVKYLEGASLPLAASACASSATPSPRGTAPKTPAPACPVAQDVPPTQDASLPGYGKKVLLTAGRTEEAIDPVRYISNRSSGKTAVALASVFYANGFEVEVVAGPMEAKFPGGVKVTRVTSARDMHDAVLERMKSASALVHCAAVADYRPKVAATEKIKDSRSQLILELEPNPNILRDSVAQKRDDQVIVGFALETDHFEEHAAEKLAKSGADALLLNAPVAADSGFGRDCVRFALVEKGKPVPQLAMGEKVDLAETILNFCLERLNG, from the coding sequence ATGAACCTCGCTGGAAAGAAAATCTTGCTCGGAGTCTCGGGCGGCATTGCCGTATACAAGAGCTGCGAGCTGTTGCGCCTGTTGCAGAAGAAGGGCGCCGAAGTACGCGTATGCATGACCGATGCGGCCACAGAATTCGTAGCGCCGCTGACTTTTGCAAGCCTGAGTAAATGTCCTGTGTACCTGAAGAACGGAGCCGTCGAGGCGCGTCCCTTCCAGCATATTGATTTTCCGCGCTGGGCAGACCTCTATTTGGTGGTGCCCGCGACCGCGAACGTCATCGGGAAATTCGCCTGCGGTATCGCCGACGATCCGGTGAGCCTTTGCTTTATGAGCTGCACGTGTCCGCGCGTAATTGCGCCCGCGATGAATGTGGCAATGTACAACTCCTCCGCCGTAAAACGCAACCTCGAGATTTTGCGCGGCTTTGAAGACACGACCGTGCTTGAATCGCCTGCAGGGGAACTCGCCTGTGGTGAAATCGGACAAGGTCGCCTGATGGAACCGGCTGAAATTGTGAAGTATTTAGAAGGGGCAAGTCTGCCCCTCGCTGCATCCGCATGCGCGTCTTCCGCTACCCCATCTCCTAGGGGCACGGCCCCTAAAACCCCCGCGCCAGCATGTCCTGTTGCACAAGATGTCCCGCCGACACAAGATGCAAGCCTTCCTGGCTACGGCAAGAAGGTTCTCTTGACTGCAGGCCGTACCGAAGAAGCAATCGACCCGGTACGCTATATCAGCAATCGCAGTAGCGGCAAGACCGCTGTGGCACTCGCCTCGGTATTCTACGCCAACGGTTTTGAAGTCGAAGTTGTCGCAGGCCCGATGGAAGCGAAGTTCCCGGGCGGAGTGAAAGTGACTCGAGTGACAAGCGCCCGCGACATGCACGACGCAGTCCTTGAACGAATGAAGAGTGCAAGCGCGCTCGTTCACTGCGCCGCCGTTGCCGACTATCGCCCGAAAGTGGCCGCCACCGAAAAGATTAAGGATAGCCGCAGTCAGCTGATTCTGGAGCTGGAACCGAACCCGAATATTTTGCGAGACAGCGTCGCCCAAAAACGCGACGACCAAGTGATTGTCGGATTCGCACTTGAAACCGATCACTTCGAAGAACACGCCGCCGAAAAGCTTGCAAAGAGCGGCGCCGACGCATTGCTTTTGAACGCCCCTGTAGCCGCCGACTCTGGCTTTGGCCGCGACTGCGTGCGGTTCGCCTTGGTGGAAAAGGGCAAGCCCGTTCCACAGCTCGCCATGGGCGAGAAGGTCGATTTGGCCGAGACGATTTTGAACTTTTGCCTGGAGCGCCTGAATGGCTGA
- a CDS encoding transketolase, with amino-acid sequence MQDALVTKAADNIRILSAAMVQKAKSGHPGGAMGAADAITLLYSEFLRFDPENPYWEARDRFFMDPGHMSALLYGELAMLGNLSMEDLKNFRQLGSRTPGHPEVEVALGIENSSGPLGIGHAVALGNAIAERFMVERFGDILQHKVVCLVSDGGLEEEIAYGVGRIAGHLKLSNLIFFYDANQVQLSCKVEDVMSHDLAGQYEAWGFRVIDVADGHNIAELRKAFKAAWAETEKPTIIIGHTTMAKGAIAEDGKSFEGAVSTHGQPLNAAGASTDATVKNLGGDPADAFKIFDDVKAGFEARKEELRKQVAEWKKAKAAWDAKNPEKAATLKEWLSGKAPKIDLSGLELKEGVATRVTSGTVLGYLAENVKNCICSSADLSNSDNTQAFLNKTGIFRAGDFKGAFVQVGVAELTMGAICCGIALHGGLYPICATFFVFSDFMKPAIRMAALMKLPVKFMYTHDSFRVGEDGPTHQPIEHETQIRLLEGLKREDGKSEMLVLRPADAFETVTAWEMAFENNDRPTAIILTRQNVKTLPGDKRYEASKACRKGAYIVSDNCGSARPDLTFVSNGSDVLLTHDAAEILRGEGLKVRVVSMISPALFMAQDKAYRDSIIVPWTPVFAKSSGLPLLFAQVVGGFGKVSGLERFGASAPAAVLEKEFGYTPEAVVAAAKEYLAEFKANVAEFKKFN; translated from the coding sequence GTGCAAGACGCGTTGGTTACAAAAGCGGCTGACAACATTCGAATCCTTTCCGCTGCCATGGTGCAGAAGGCAAAGTCCGGTCACCCGGGTGGAGCCATGGGCGCAGCAGACGCCATTACGCTCCTGTATTCGGAATTTCTCCGTTTTGACCCCGAAAACCCCTACTGGGAAGCCCGCGACCGCTTCTTTATGGACCCGGGCCACATGTCCGCGCTCCTGTACGGCGAACTTGCCATGCTCGGCAACCTCTCGATGGAAGATCTCAAGAATTTCCGCCAGCTCGGCTCCCGCACTCCGGGTCACCCCGAAGTCGAAGTCGCCCTCGGCATCGAAAACTCCTCGGGCCCGCTCGGTATCGGTCATGCCGTAGCCCTCGGTAACGCTATTGCCGAACGCTTCATGGTCGAACGCTTTGGCGACATTCTGCAGCACAAGGTCGTATGCCTCGTGTCTGACGGCGGTCTCGAAGAAGAAATCGCTTACGGCGTGGGCCGTATTGCTGGTCACCTCAAGCTTTCTAACCTCATTTTCTTCTACGACGCCAACCAGGTGCAGCTCTCCTGCAAGGTTGAAGACGTGATGAGCCACGACTTGGCTGGTCAGTACGAAGCATGGGGCTTCCGCGTGATTGACGTGGCCGACGGTCACAACATTGCTGAACTCCGCAAGGCTTTCAAGGCCGCTTGGGCCGAAACTGAAAAGCCGACCATCATCATCGGTCACACCACCATGGCCAAGGGCGCCATCGCCGAAGACGGCAAGTCCTTTGAAGGTGCTGTTTCTACCCACGGTCAGCCGCTGAACGCTGCTGGTGCTTCTACCGATGCAACCGTGAAGAACCTCGGCGGCGATCCGGCCGATGCATTCAAGATTTTTGACGACGTGAAGGCTGGCTTCGAAGCTCGCAAGGAAGAACTCCGCAAGCAGGTTGCCGAATGGAAGAAAGCCAAGGCTGCTTGGGACGCCAAGAACCCGGAAAAGGCTGCCACCCTCAAGGAATGGCTCTCGGGCAAGGCTCCGAAGATCGACCTTTCTGGCCTCGAACTCAAGGAAGGTGTCGCTACCCGCGTGACTTCCGGTACCGTGCTCGGCTACCTCGCTGAAAACGTGAAGAACTGCATCTGCAGCTCTGCTGACCTTTCTAACTCCGACAACACCCAGGCCTTCCTCAACAAGACCGGCATCTTCCGCGCAGGCGACTTCAAGGGTGCCTTCGTTCAGGTGGGCGTTGCCGAACTGACTATGGGCGCCATCTGCTGCGGTATCGCACTGCACGGCGGCCTCTATCCGATTTGTGCTACATTCTTCGTGTTCAGCGACTTCATGAAGCCGGCTATCCGTATGGCAGCCCTCATGAAGCTCCCGGTCAAGTTCATGTACACGCATGACAGCTTCCGCGTGGGCGAAGACGGCCCGACGCACCAGCCGATCGAACACGAAACCCAGATCCGTTTGCTCGAAGGTCTCAAGCGCGAAGACGGCAAGTCCGAAATGCTGGTGCTCCGCCCGGCCGACGCCTTCGAAACCGTGACCGCCTGGGAAATGGCTTTTGAAAACAACGATCGCCCGACAGCGATCATCCTTACCCGCCAGAATGTGAAGACGCTCCCCGGTGACAAGCGCTACGAAGCTTCCAAGGCTTGCCGCAAGGGTGCCTACATCGTGAGCGACAATTGCGGTTCCGCACGCCCGGACCTAACCTTCGTGTCTAACGGTTCCGACGTGCTCCTGACTCACGACGCTGCTGAAATCCTCCGTGGCGAAGGCCTCAAGGTCCGCGTGGTTTCCATGATCAGCCCGGCCCTCTTCATGGCTCAGGACAAGGCTTACCGCGATTCCATCATCGTTCCTTGGACTCCGGTGTTCGCAAAGTCCAGCGGCCTTCCGCTTCTGTTCGCCCAGGTTGTGGGTGGCTTCGGCAAGGTCTCCGGTCTTGAACGCTTTGGCGCCTCTGCTCCGGCTGCCGTGCTCGAAAAGGAATTCGGTTACACTCCGGAAGCCGTCGTGGCCGCCGCGAAGGAATACCTCGCTGAATTCAAGGCAAACGTCGCTGAATTCAAGAAGTTCAACTAA
- a CDS encoding class I SAM-dependent methyltransferase, translating into MNQDFPKLLDAAFNKRSPLFETTEAFRIVNGGPDGFPGMTLDKFGDRYQIQFFGDELLREKRAIADAIAQKFSPVCLVVKERLSRSGKSLENPPMEVLVGRPEDSTGVVREGSAKFHIDLLDTVNPGLFLDMRAIRLEMGSRAAGRRMLNLFSYTCAFSVHGRLGGAEISTNADISAKILDKGRENYALNGLEPKQGEFFRGNAVEYVHWAQKKGLKFDAIVLDPPSFARFKGKNFNVREHLMPLVADCATLLNKGGLFMVSSNYSEFNLSAFSRNALASVASVHPKAKTLWSKSQDIDFVGSGHTKDSCLVATLIEV; encoded by the coding sequence ATGAACCAGGATTTCCCGAAACTTTTAGATGCGGCTTTCAACAAGCGTTCTCCGTTGTTTGAAACGACGGAGGCTTTCCGCATTGTGAACGGGGGGCCAGATGGATTCCCTGGCATGACGCTCGACAAGTTCGGCGATCGTTACCAGATTCAGTTTTTCGGTGATGAACTGCTCCGCGAAAAGCGTGCCATTGCCGATGCGATTGCGCAGAAGTTTTCTCCCGTTTGCCTCGTTGTAAAGGAACGCCTTTCCCGTTCCGGCAAGTCGCTGGAAAATCCGCCGATGGAAGTGCTGGTGGGCCGTCCCGAAGATTCTACGGGTGTTGTCCGCGAAGGTTCTGCAAAGTTCCACATCGATTTGCTTGATACGGTGAATCCGGGCCTATTCCTGGACATGCGTGCGATTCGCTTGGAGATGGGGTCTCGGGCAGCAGGGCGCCGTATGCTGAACTTGTTCAGTTATACATGCGCTTTCTCGGTGCATGGCCGCCTGGGTGGCGCCGAGATTTCGACGAATGCCGACATTAGCGCAAAGATTTTGGACAAGGGGCGCGAAAATTATGCCCTCAATGGTCTCGAACCCAAGCAGGGCGAATTCTTCAGAGGCAACGCCGTTGAATATGTTCACTGGGCGCAAAAGAAAGGCCTCAAGTTCGATGCCATCGTGCTCGATCCGCCCAGCTTTGCCCGCTTCAAGGGCAAGAACTTTAACGTACGCGAACACTTGATGCCGCTCGTGGCCGACTGTGCCACGCTCCTGAATAAGGGCGGCCTCTTTATGGTGAGTTCCAACTACAGCGAATTTAATTTGTCCGCCTTCTCGCGGAATGCGCTCGCATCGGTTGCGTCCGTCCACCCGAAAGCGAAAACTCTTTGGAGCAAGTCGCAGGACATTGATTTCGTCGGCTCCGGCCACACCAAAGATAGCTGCCTCGTGGCAACGCTGATTGAAGTGTAA
- a CDS encoding DUF6567 family protein: MKKLLLLLVLAILSACTTQKESFHTYNEFQTNVVLSEANFVVVRNVEAKASRCFNSGIARNQAIEELFKVADLKGSQTIANITVSQSEGTFCDKAKAFGTVIEFVEPGKGKKTNSQANTNNGDSACDKAVWGDACGD; encoded by the coding sequence ATGAAAAAATTACTTTTATTGCTTGTTTTGGCAATCCTGTCTGCATGCACGACCCAGAAGGAATCGTTTCACACATACAACGAGTTTCAAACAAACGTAGTTCTATCAGAAGCAAATTTTGTTGTTGTAAGAAATGTTGAAGCCAAGGCATCCCGTTGTTTTAATAGTGGGATTGCTCGAAACCAAGCCATTGAAGAATTATTTAAAGTGGCTGATTTGAAAGGCTCTCAAACAATCGCCAACATTACCGTATCTCAGTCAGAAGGTACTTTCTGCGATAAGGCCAAGGCATTTGGAACGGTGATTGAATTCGTTGAACCCGGCAAAGGGAAAAAGACAAATTCCCAAGCAAACACAAATAATGGGGACTCCGCTTGCGACAAGGCTGTATGGGGCGATGCTTGCGGTGACTAA
- a CDS encoding fibrobacter succinogenes major paralogous domain-containing protein: MKKILKFAMSLGVATIISGCNSEIDMVKNGTLQGYEQTTVGKAIESVFGEVEWTYFETEKGVKVVEAKGWPGKSFVTLEDRKQQCENPQKVVIQFMLHTNSESFEVGYCGFGQKGLYCNYLLNYIYDNNSSYDPNFCPIFKKMIDPRDQKEYRTVVIESQEWMAQNLNYEMDDSYCYDDELEKCNKFGRLYNWDAARNACPEGWNLPTKNDFYVLFDAVGGRLSAGRMLKSNAVDAFGFSALLAGSRGAIGGYGGVGKTTRFWGLSDDGSGPFGVWMDGSSDAAYEVSDSRFYGFSVRCVKHISDEDFD; the protein is encoded by the coding sequence ATGAAAAAAATTTTAAAATTCGCAATGTCTTTGGGGGTTGCAACCATTATAAGTGGTTGTAATTCGGAGATTGATATGGTAAAAAATGGAACTTTGCAAGGGTATGAGCAAACGACCGTTGGCAAGGCTATTGAAAGTGTCTTTGGCGAAGTAGAATGGACTTATTTCGAGACGGAAAAAGGGGTGAAAGTTGTTGAGGCAAAAGGATGGCCGGGAAAAAGTTTTGTGACTCTAGAAGACCGAAAACAACAATGCGAAAATCCGCAAAAAGTTGTAATTCAGTTCATGTTGCATACGAATTCGGAGTCTTTTGAAGTCGGTTATTGTGGGTTTGGACAAAAGGGACTTTATTGTAATTATCTCTTGAATTATATCTATGATAATAACTCGTCTTATGATCCCAATTTTTGCCCTATTTTTAAGAAGATGATTGATCCAAGAGATCAAAAAGAGTATAGGACTGTTGTTATCGAAAGTCAGGAATGGATGGCTCAAAACCTAAATTACGAAATGGATGATAGCTATTGTTATGATGATGAATTGGAAAAATGTAATAAGTTTGGACGCTTGTATAATTGGGATGCTGCAAGAAATGCATGCCCAGAAGGGTGGAACTTGCCAACGAAAAATGATTTTTATGTGTTGTTTGATGCTGTTGGCGGAAGATTGTCTGCAGGAAGAATGCTGAAATCAAATGCTGTAGATGCATTTGGGTTCAGCGCTTTGTTGGCTGGTTCTAGGGGAGCTATTGGTGGTTATGGGGGTGTAGGAAAAACAACTAGGTTTTGGGGACTCTCAGATGATGGTAGTGGTCCTTTTGGCGTTTGGATGGACGGTAGTAGTGATGCTGCATACGAAGTAAGTGATAGTAGATTTTATGGATTTAGTGTTCGTTGTGTAAAACACATTTCTGATGAAGATTTCGATTAG
- the nrdR gene encoding transcriptional regulator NrdR — protein MICPFCKKDNDKVVDSRVSGSSIRRRRECCECGKRFTTREYIEVQPLTVIKRSGEHEPFQREKLLRGIMNSCKKRPVSVADIEQLATNVENALTVTENFEVSYEQIGNLVMQELKKLDAVAYVRFASIYREFKEVGEFVDQIKSMDK, from the coding sequence ATGATTTGCCCATTCTGCAAGAAAGATAACGACAAGGTGGTGGACAGCCGTGTGAGCGGTTCGTCTATCCGTCGCCGTCGTGAATGCTGCGAATGCGGCAAACGCTTTACCACTCGTGAATACATCGAAGTCCAGCCGCTGACCGTGATCAAGCGCAGCGGCGAACATGAACCGTTCCAGCGCGAAAAGCTCCTGCGCGGTATCATGAATTCCTGCAAAAAACGCCCCGTTTCGGTCGCTGACATTGAACAGCTCGCGACCAACGTGGAAAACGCCCTGACCGTGACTGAAAACTTCGAAGTCAGCTACGAACAGATTGGCAACCTGGTGATGCAGGAACTCAAGAAACTCGATGCCGTCGCCTACGTGCGCTTTGCCTCGATTTACCGCGAATTCAAGGAAGTCGGCGAATTCGTGGACCAAATCAAGAGCATGGACAAGTAG
- a CDS encoding PD-(D/E)XK nuclease family transposase: MTREEFAEFQRKLKTADERGLDLDAIIKEYEHRNVYFYNDGCIKKILANEKNLMLTTDLINAALNLVGSDRIANPKLVNPYIPGELGYRSVEPDLLLTNDRGENIPRDRISIDVQHENNDFLFNDRLVLYVARLTSGMEKAGTFTRLENLHVVSFQFFDAFKESPNYRHKVQLRNQEQRVYFERQTVTLIEVNKFLKQKEKFEGDNSRIAQWLRAIDTLNREADFSEFAADPIFKVLQNEVKLCNFSARYMRCELMKDFDEARLKYNVAREIAKKMRDKGVDVSIIKETTNLSEKEIREL, from the coding sequence ATGACTAGAGAAGAATTTGCTGAATTTCAGCGGAAACTTAAAACTGCCGACGAAAGAGGATTGGATCTCGACGCAATTATCAAGGAATACGAACACAGGAATGTCTATTTCTATAACGACGGATGCATCAAGAAGATTCTTGCAAACGAGAAAAATCTGATGCTCACGACGGATCTTATTAATGCAGCCCTTAATCTTGTTGGTTCGGACCGTATAGCGAATCCTAAGCTTGTAAATCCCTATATTCCTGGCGAATTGGGTTACCGCAGTGTTGAACCCGATTTGCTACTGACTAACGACCGTGGAGAAAATATTCCACGTGATCGCATCTCCATTGATGTTCAGCATGAAAATAATGATTTCTTGTTTAATGACCGTTTGGTTCTTTATGTGGCTCGTCTTACGAGCGGTATGGAAAAAGCAGGAACGTTTACGCGCTTAGAAAATTTGCATGTGGTCAGTTTTCAGTTTTTTGACGCATTCAAGGAATCTCCGAATTATCGTCATAAGGTGCAGTTGCGCAATCAAGAACAGCGTGTGTATTTCGAACGGCAGACGGTGACGCTCATTGAGGTGAATAAGTTTCTCAAGCAGAAGGAAAAGTTCGAAGGAGACAATAGTCGCATTGCTCAGTGGCTCCGTGCCATTGATACACTCAATCGTGAAGCCGATTTTAGTGAGTTTGCCGCTGACCCAATATTCAAGGTCTTGCAAAACGAAGTAAAATTGTGTAATTTTAGTGCAAGATATATGCGTTGCGAATTGATGAAAGATTTTGACGAAGCGCGGCTGAAATATAATGTAGCTCGCGAAATCGCGAAGAAAATGCGCGATAAGGGTGTCGATGTTTCCATTATAAAGGAAACTACTAATCTTTCCGAAAAAGAAATTCGCGAACTCTAG
- a CDS encoding CatB-related O-acetyltransferase, translated as MTTPNPNTEHPIAGYDKEIYVKPTIKNPNIIVGDFTYIADSEFESHVTHHYDFIGDKLIIGKFCQIAAGVEFVMNGANHQMNAVSTFPFYTLEGWKMNPPAKSDMPFKGDTVIGNDVWIGQNATILPGVHIGDGAIIGANSVVGSDVEPYTIVVGNPAEVIRYRFDEELTELLLKFKWWDKPIEEINELIPILTSSDLDKVKAEIRRLMNA; from the coding sequence ATGACCACACCGAATCCGAACACGGAGCATCCGATCGCGGGCTACGACAAGGAAATCTACGTCAAGCCTACCATCAAAAACCCGAATATTATTGTCGGGGACTTCACCTATATCGCAGATTCGGAGTTCGAAAGCCATGTGACGCACCACTATGACTTTATCGGCGACAAACTGATTATCGGAAAGTTCTGCCAGATTGCCGCCGGCGTAGAATTCGTCATGAACGGCGCCAACCACCAGATGAATGCGGTTTCGACATTCCCGTTCTATACGCTGGAAGGCTGGAAAATGAATCCGCCCGCTAAAAGCGACATGCCATTCAAGGGCGACACCGTCATCGGAAACGATGTGTGGATTGGTCAAAACGCCACCATCTTGCCGGGCGTGCATATCGGTGACGGCGCCATCATCGGCGCGAACAGCGTCGTCGGCAGCGACGTAGAGCCTTATACGATTGTCGTCGGCAATCCCGCCGAAGTAATCCGCTATCGTTTTGATGAAGAACTGACAGAACTCCTGCTCAAATTCAAGTGGTGGGACAAGCCCATCGAAGAAATCAACGAATTGATTCCGATTCTTACGAGCAGCGATCTTGATAAAGTCAAAGCCGAAATCCGTCGGCTAATGAACGCTTAA